AAGGATTCAAATGCTGTTGTTGATTTACACTTCTTGCTAAGGGGTCTTGAATTAGGCTGACGCGACACCATGGCATTGATGtactttgtttggattttatcaGCTACATATGGTACGTGATCTTGGCATTCTTGTTTACTTACATCTGGGTCAATGGAATTGTATTTTATCAGGTTTCCAATGATTTGCTAAGGAAACCCAAGAACTTTTTCAAGGCTATTTAGGATGGATAAAATTTGGGGATAAGAAAGCTGTCTGAATTTGTTTTAATAAGGTGCCTGTAAAGGACTAAATTTCTTACAAGATTTCAGTCGATTTCAGTCGATTTTTGCAAGAAAAAGTTGAGGTTTCAGGTGAATTTTCTCAGCGGTGATAAAAGCGTGCCGGTCActtttggttttgatttttaCTTTTGAAAAGGAGCCCCAATAGTGAAGTACCCGAAATACCCTTGCTTAAGTGTTCAATTAGACGTTTGATTGGAATTACAAGGTGGCGCCGCCGCGGAGTTCCTCAATTGGAACCGATAAATAAGTATAGGgattaaattggccaaaaaaattATGTAAGGACTAAATTGACAGTAAAAAAAAgtatagggactaaattggccattttttcaaattattttcgaAATAGATTGGGGATAATTCCGCGCATACACTATagattggggaccaaaattACAATTTGCCCAAATTTTTAAcatgcatatttttttaattatctttttacctTATATACATTAAATTGTTATCGTATGTTTATctacaaaaacttcaaaaaatagcaattcaaacaagAATCATAAGCGGTGGCCATTGTGATAATTGGAGAATTTGGTTGATATTGTTGAGGAACTTTTGGTCGGCTAACATGTAATTATTTGGTTTGGATGAGGTAATTAAGCACTTGTATGAATTGGGCAGTTTCATTTGATTATTGTGTAATCTAATCCCAAATGGCACTGATGATCCAAAAGTTTTGAAACTTTGTTAGCACTATTACTTTCTAAAAGTATACATGGCGAATTCCTTAGAATATcatcatttgtataaaataagaaaagggaaaaaatcgGTCAAATATTGATGTTCAGAATATTGTTATTAAACCTAATACAGTCCGACGGTTCAATCGATCAACTTGATGAACCGGCCTTGAAATAGGGTTGGGTTACTAATTAAATCGAAGTTGTATGGAATTCACTGATGATCGTTCAACTCAGATAGTTTGACTAAAGAACCGAGACACTCGGACGATTATTGATAAACTCGATGggttttggaaattattatggAATGACTTTGTTacccaaattttcatttgatcagGAATACTAATTCGTGCATTTTCGTCTTTCTTTGCATCATGCTAACAATTAGGGATTTAACTTAATTCTTCTTTCTCACTTTCGCAGcacaaaatcaaaattcaagaaTAGAATTCTCTTCCTCTATTTGCTTTATTCTTCCAATTTTCCTCTTTTGGCTGTTTGTGACTTATGTTTGGTGGTTTGACACTTAAATTTATCATTTATATTTATGTGTAATATCAACATGAATTTATGAATTGAGAACCATGTTTAGATATGGCTTGTGTGTATGAACTATGAACAAGTTACGACCTGTTAaggtttaaaaatttttatacttatattataatttaggaaaaatcgttcaaaacatttctcatattttgtaaaatgacttttttcatccctcacttttaaaagtgtaattttacatcctttacaaattcacattgatcaaattttatCCCTATCTAGGTTTTTGACTAATTTTTAGTCGAAATTTACCACTTGCCTTGCATGTAATCATTTTTTGAggagcaaaattgtcaaatcaattTTTACATAATTAGATCCATAGTCcatcacatttcacaaaatgaattgttttgtccattacatttcacaaaataaattttttcatttttcacatttcacaaaatgaaaattttcatcttaGATTAACCATATGTttgaatatatattttttaaatctatATACATATCTATTTGAGCTCACTTGAACAGTATGAATAGCATATAAtatatctttatttgatttttttaaataaattaattacAATTGTACACATGttattcaatatatatatacatgggtttaaaaccaataattttgttttaaaccatacgtatatatctatttgattttactatgtgaacctattcaatatttgtggtctttgttcttttgataataattcatttattaagTTGTATAATAAGACCATCTAATTAATGGGCACTTACTTGGGCAGCATTTGACAAGtgattttttgggtgtttgtctaaaactttactgtagaagtttttaaaaaaaaattttgaagtatgttttttttgaatattttgaagtgtatagtttaaaaactttgagaagttttttaatgttactgtagttaaagtttttaaaaaacttgtagtagacaaacttgataaaaaatttGTCTGCCAAACAAGGCATTGTATTCTATAGTCATACTAACAAATTGtagtttaaatttgaaatttctattTACCAATTTTAAGACCAACAGTTGAACTACTTGCCTTGtgattaattaaaatttaaagtgccaatcacttacttctttttttcatacttttcctttgtttatttttctgtccaaatttaatttgatataaacactcgataatgtttagaattaaatattttctttgttttcaatttttgagtaaaaagaaatgaacatgagtgaaaaaactaataatttttttaacccgTGTATATACATTCGGACgaaatcaaataaagatataTTAAATGCTATTGGTACtattcaagtgaaatcaaatatatatatatatatatgtgtatgtgtgtgtgtgagttTAAAAAAACTATTCGTAGACATGATCAACgaatgatgaaaaaattcatttttgaaatgtaagggatgaaaagattcattttataaaatatgaggaaCTATGGATCGAATTATGTTAAAtctaatttgataattttgccttAAAAATGATTACGTGCAATACACACAGTGAATTCCTGCCAAAAACTAGTCAGAAATCTAGGTATGGactaaatttgattaatgtgaATTTCTAAGAAACGTAagattacacttttaaaagtaagaaacaaaaaaatcatttcataaaatgtgagggacgttttgaactacttttactataatttatatgtttatttaattataaaatatattttttattatatagtgTGACCCAACGGTTTAACCAGTGAATTGCGATTGAACTACTAACCTGCCAACTCGATCCTCATGCTGGGTTGATGACCGGGTTGattttaataactatggtttgGAGTTGGTGACTTAGtgcctgtttgataacataaaaaagtgctgaaactgaattcattcagatattcagatgttgtaagtgtttgataaataaaaattcacctgctgaacttattaagtggtgctgaatttgtatgtatttttttcagcacaagaatcgtaGCTGAATGCGtaatttgataagaatcaaaagatttacttcaactactttatcttatctaccaaatataTCCCTATTTattaattacattcaaaatccttatctaattaaacaacctaatattccctattcaaaatctttatttaattaaacaaataacctgatattctctattcaaaaatttttttaacaatagtATTTTTTTGCAGTAACTTTCATCCACaaacatttatattttgatatatatattttttgtgcagataaatattatttatgtgATGCAGCTTATCCACACACACGTGGCTTTATGACACCATATCGAAATATTAGATATTGGTTGTCtgatttttgaaatgtttctcgTCCAAGATCAAAAGGAGAACGCTTTAACCAATCACATGCatgattgagaaatgtaattgAACGTGCTTTTGGAATATTAAAAGCTCGTTTTCCCATTCTCAAAATGATGAAACCATACCCTTTTCCCACACAAAGAAACATTGTCATTGTATGCATTGCTCTTCACAATCATTGTcatttcatacctaacaattttaagttaattaaatcataggttctatttcctttttggattaaaagatagaagggcaaaattgtacaatttagcttattaagcattaagttatgaatatttatcaaacagtataaatagattcagAATTAAGATTCAGACatttatatatctatttttcagtgcttaaaattcagcaaattaattatttcagtattcagaattcagattcagtgttATCAAATGGAGCCTTAATCTATACTCGTCATGCCCACATGCCACAATGGacctaggaaaatttttttgaataccCAAAGGGTAGTCACCTAATTTTTTTAGTGGGAATTTTACTCTTCTAAGATATCCTTGTAAGAATATTTTGTTGTCGATCTGTTTCATTTTCTAGATTTGAGATTTGATAGATCTTAGAAGCAAAatcttgatttattagaacatatgcatatatatttaTGGGGCAATAGTGATATTCATCTGATAgaagatttttttaaaatttcaatgtTATGATcaagtttattattttttcgaTTTGTTGTATTAGATTATTATCAAATTTATGTATCTTTGTCATGTTTGATATACTTTTTGCCATGAGCTTAGATATTGGAATAAAATTATcctttttatagaaaaattcatttaacaTTCTCATAAACAAATATGCATACAATTTAATTTATCAAGAACACGTTTCAATCATTTAACCATTtgttttttcacttttatattcTAAGAGTTCATGTATTTTTAGTGTTTTGTAGGagataattttgaaattttttttggaacaCCATTGTACTATTAGTGCCTTTTTGTGATGCGATATATATAAGATAATATGGTGattgtgaaaataaaaaatattaataaaatgtgtttatgatgtaatcaaatttcttttttcttatgaTGTAAtcaaatttatttattctttctTTGCAAACAAACACTTTATCTAAATACACTCATTTGGATAAGtgattatttggagaaaatttctATCTTGGatcattataaatatattttttatttttttaattatctctttatctcatatacattacACTACTAAAAAAGGAATACAATaatattctaaaatttttttattacaatTTATTGTCCAAACACACGTAATCATGTAATAGAAATTACCAATATTCAATACAACTCAGCacttatttttaatttagtGTTTTAACTGATTGTAGATTTTAATTTTAGAcaattaaattttataatattcacatttatttttatattcagattatagatttttttaataaaaaaattaaaatttataatcGATCAACAGGTAAGTTGTATAGATTCTAATTATTCTCTATAATCACTTTCCATGATCTTTTGGTAAAATCTAAACAAACAACAATTGCCTTAAAATCGGGgtttaatttcagaaacctcccctgaggtttttccTAATCACATCTAACACCCCCCAACTTTCAGAAATCACACTTACCACCCTTAAAATGACAACTTTTATCACATTGTCAGCCCTTTTGTGTAAGAATTGtatttaaaaattgttaatagGAGAGAGACTATTTTTCTATTCCATTTTTGTCCTATTGGAAGATGAGTTTTGAATTTacaagatgaaaataaaaacaaaactaTGTTGTGATATTATTTTAGAAGCTAAAGGGGTGTAAGTGTAATGAGCACAAGAAGCTTCTTAACATTGATACTATAGAGGACCATTGGGCAAAACCATTCCCACCTATTTGGTGCTTAAGCTGTATTAAGCAGATTGGAAACAAGATAACATCATTCGCCATCGATTTTCTTTGGGCAAATTGCAGCAACTGGTGCATCAATCTAACACTGATTGCTATCTACATTTTTATTCAGATtacaaaatcaatttgatgaagtccaagtacaacatgcaatGCTGTAATTGATTACCAATTGTTTTAGCCTTCATAATCATAGGCAATTCAAAGTAGAAAGTTGAGGAAATTGAGCCTGTTTTGTATGGTACTTGTGACAATCCAATCAGATATGTACTTCCCACGGTCACATGTTTAGCTAAGTCTAAGCCAAACTAAGATTCCAAAAAATATGCCACTATTCATATCTGTTCGTACAACTAATGCATCAACATGTCTTTCTAAGCAACTAGTACATCAATGCGTTGCTATATATTATAAGATTAGTATATGGCAATGCATATTCCACCAGATGAAATACACCAAAAATACAATAAGTCTTCTACCATGCATTTTGATAATAAAGAGTACTTGTACTACTTCAAAAACCAAGAGTAAGGATTGCAGGGAGCCTTTAGCATCGTTAAAACCACTTGGAAATGCCCTGATACACTGTGAGAAGTCTTTGTTGCAGAAGTATTGATGCTAATAGAAGTTCTAGGTTGAGAACCATCATTTTGAGTAGCTTGTATAGGTGGTCCAAAGGGGTTTTGCTATCCCTATGTTGGAGTTACAACTTCATCATGGGTGACATTATTGTTCACAACATCTCTGGTTCTCTTTGAAGGCCTCCCTTTCTACATCAAAAAATTACAACTTAATCAATATTATGTTGGTTTATTGTTCAGCAAAAAAAGCACTTGTTTGGGATCAATTTGATCATGAATCTTTGGCATGATAatgcttacttttttttttttaagcagcATTTGTGCTAGCTTGCAAATTAACTTGGGCATTCAAAGTAGCATTTTGTTGTGCACGACTTATATTACTCCCCTGACCTGAAACTATCACAGGCACATTGCCCTGTACATGGTCCTGGAATTAATGATAGTGCGAAGAAGCTAATGTACACCTATTACTCCATTATATTGACTTTACAAGATAACAAAAATGGCGCTCAAATTGTGCGCCAAAAATGAGAGCAATGTTGttctttcaattttcaattaatatagcctcaattttttaaatttttgcagCATTTTCCTGCACAAGAATTACTTAATAATAGGGGGTAGCATTGTAATTTCTCCTCTACTGATTGGTACAGCATGTCACTTCATTCTGCCAAGGGTGGTAAGTGTGATTTCTCAAAGTTAAGGGGTGCTAAGTGTGATTAGgggaaacctcaggggaggtttctgaaattaaccctaaaatggAGACGGCAAAGCTGCCATATGGACCCGGcaagtttcaaaattcaaaatcacaaaaatctgGGCTTTTCCCTCGTCACCAACATTTCATCGTCTACTCGCTATCCTTAACCTTAATTCGTACCTTAAAAACACCAAAGAAAAGCTCACAAAAACCTCATTTTCCTCACCCTAAAATCACACCTCAAATCCAACATTCCAACAACTTTTGGCagacaaaatcatatttatGTCTACCATGTCATCAGTTCGCCGGCTTAAGGAACGCGGCGGCGGCGGAGCGAAGATCACTGCCAACGCCGCCACCACCACATTGAAACACCCAAAATCCCTCACCCCACAATCCGAAAAACCTCTTTTCAGCCGTGGCTGCGGCAGTAAAGAGAGTCTCAAGAGGCCCGCCGGAAAGGAGAACTCAAGGCCTACATCTAGGGGCCGGGCGGCGATGGTGCAATCCCAGAAACCAATCATGAAAGCCATGCCTAGGATGGATAAAATATCTGCCGCAAATGGAGTGGGTAATGGCTTTCATGGGTTTGCCAATAACGAGGTTGAAGGACGTCCTCGATGGTCGACTTCATCGGCGCCGGTGCAGGTGTCGGTGCAGAGAGGTAGGAGTTCTAGCCCTTCCGAGTTTAATAGAGGTTTATTGAGTTCTGGGAAATCTAGGAATTCGTCTGTGGAGAAAAAAAGAGGGAGCTTTAAGTGTTTGAATGAGAAAGTGGGTGAAAAAAGTGAGCTTCTGAAGGGGGGTGCAGAGAATTTAATAAAAAGTGGTGAAGTTTATGATGAAAAAGAGGTTAATTTGAGCTCAAACTCGGTAAAATTCAAGTTGGATGATTCTGATGAAAAGCTGAATTTGAGTAGGAACGTGAAAATTGAGAATATTAAGGATGAAAAGGTGGAATCTTGTTTGGGAAATGGTGTTGAATTTAGtaaaaaagaatcaaaatcTTCAAGTTTGATGAAGCATGAAGAAAGAGATGGTGGTGAATTGAGTTTGATGATTCCTAAAGAAAGAGATGGCGGTGAATTGAGGGGCTCCATAATGGGGAATAAAGCAGCTGGATTGTCTGGGACATTGAAGGAAAAAGACGTTAGTGAAATTAATTCCAAGGAATCAAAAACTAAGGAGTCAAAAATGATGAACAGATCGGGTGGTGTTTTGAAGATTAAAGATGGAAATGGAAATGGGGTCAGTGGTTCAAGTGCCAATGTTAAGTATCCAAGTAAACTTCATGAAAAGCTTGCTTTTTTGGAAGGGAAGGTGAGGAGGATTGCCTCAGATATCAAGAGGACAAAGGAGATGCTGGATTTGAACAATCCCGATAATTCAAAGATGATTTTGTCTGATATCCAGGAAAAGATTACAGGGATTGAGAAGGCAATGGGTAGTGTTGGCAACAACGATGATGATCTGAAGGCTAATGTGGTAGCAAGTTCTGAGATTGATGTTGAGAAAGTTAAAGCATCGGAGAAGATGCAAGTGAACAAAGTGGATGAAGGAAAGAGTTTGGTTAAGGCGTTGAATGCAAATGAATTAGAAGCAAGATTGTTTCCACATCATAAGTTACTTAGAGATAGGACATCGCAGAAATCAGCCTCTGAAAGTGCTGAAAGTCACAAGATTGAAGTTGTAGTGACAGATGGTGAATTGAAAGTAGAGAAGTCAATAAGTCCTGTTGATGAGAATCCTATTGCTATGGAGTTCTTGGCTTCTCTCAGTCAGGGGAGGTGTGAGGATACAATAAGAGTTGGGACTTTTGGTCCGGAGATTAGTGAAGTCCAAGAGACGGATGGAGCTGTAACTTCCAGAGAGAATAATCGTCTCTCAGACTCTCTGAATGGAAAAGGTTCATTTGATCTTACACTGCTAGCAGATGAAAAGCTTGAAGAGTTTGACGACCAAGAAAACATGTCGAGAATGATTATTGAAGAAGAGGCAGAAGATAGTTCTTTGTATGAGTTGAATCAAATTGGACAGAAGATGACAACAGGAGGTTGGTTTGTGTCAGAGGGAGAATCAGTTCTTCTTGCTCATGATGATGGTTCGTGTTCCTTCTATGACATAATTAATAGTGAGGTATGGATGTCAATTTCAATTTGGAACTTCATTATAAATGCCTAATTTATTCCCTTTCTTTTGCATATTTCTTTTCCTGCATAAATATGTTTACACGTCAATGTTTGCTATTTAGTGGAACTCATTGTTGACTACCTGACACGTCTACCTTGAAAGTCATAATTTACAATCTGAAATAGGAGGAAGAAGGATAAATGTTGCTTGTGTTTGTGTATATGGCTATGTTTTTACTGCACTGAAGATTAGatttttatgaaaattttgattaaatgtaAAGAGCCAATTAGGCATGCAAGGTATTCAACATTTTGGGGGATTGGAAGGGCTAGAGTGAATGAAGGCTTACATCGATTAACTCTGAGTAATTGTAGCCATCCATCTATCTTACCATTGTGCTTTAGGATTATAGTTTTCTGTAATCATCTTATTATATTTTAGGTCACATAGGCATCAATCCGGCCTGAGAATACTCCGGCTTTCCTCATTTATTTTGCTGGAAATACATTTCATGTGGCTTCTGAAATGTTATGTTCAAtggtttttttgtgtttttcatGTTTATGCAGCTAAGACACAGCAACTGTGTAAGCGTTAATATTGCAATACCTAGGGGACCGTGTAAGTGGTAATACTGcgacacctaggggtatacttTGAGATTATGCTTTCTCTTTTTGCAGGGAAAGGCTACTTACAAGCCCCCTCATGGAGTTTCTCCAAATATGTGGAGAGATTGTTGGTTAATCCGTGCTCCTAGTGCAGATGGTTGTTCTGGACGATATGTTGTTGCTGCATCTGCTGGGAATTCTGTGGTCTCAGGTTTTTGCTCGTGGGATTTTTATACCAAAGAAGTACGAGCTTTTCATGCTGAAACTGGACTTTCTACTGCTAGAACAGCCCTTGCTCCCCTTCCTAATAACACAATTTTCAGAAGAAATGTGTTGTCAACAAGTATTGCTCCAGAGAACCAACAGTGGTGGTATAGACCCTGTGGACCGCTTATTGTTTCTGCAGCTAGTTCTCAGAGGATGGTACGAGTTTATGACGTTCGTGATGGAGAGCACATAATGAAATGGGAGCTGCAGAAACCTGTGCTGGGAATGGATTACTCTAGCCCTTTGCAGTGGAGAAATAGAGGAAAGGTAGTCATTGCTGAATCAGAAGCTATTTCCCTTTGGGATGTCAGCTCCCTTCATCCTCAAGCATTGTCATCTATTTCGTCTTCCAACCGGAAAATTGATGCTCTTCACGTGAACAATACGGATGCTGAATTGGGCGGAGGAGTTCGACAGAGGTACAGTTTAACTTACTTCATCCAGTTCAATGCATTTTGAGTACTTTATGTTCTTTTAAACATTTGATTCCCGCCCATGGAGTCACTTGTTGATACATTCTTGCAAAAGCTTGTCAGCTGCAAGTTGAAGCTCATGGTGTCTTCAGTTAGTTTATCTCATAGTATTGTTTGAATCAGTACTTCTTACAGTTCCTTGGCAATTCATATTTTCCTTTCCAGCAAGCATCCTAGTTTTTGGTGTCACGGCATTTTAAAGAGGCAGATATTTTAGCAACTTAGTATTTTAAGACACTTGGCGATGGTCAAGAAAACATTCTTTATGTATATTTGCTAATGTATGTATTCTTCATGTGCAGAGTGAGCTCCTCTGAGGCTGAAGGCAATGATGGTGTGTTCTGCACCTCAGATTTCATCAATGTATTAGATTTTCGCCAACCATCTGGAATAGGCCTTAAGATTCCTAAAGTTGGTGTTGATGTGCAGTCAACTTTCTCACGTGGTGATTCTGTATTTATGGGCTGCACTAATTTAAGGTCAGCAGGAAGAAAGCAGTATTGCTCTCAAATCCAACAATTTTCCTTGCGCAAGCAGAGGCTTTATAGCACCTATGTTGTACCAGAATCAAATGCTCACTCCCATTTCACAGCTATTACTCAAGTTTGGGGAAATTCTGAACTCGTCATAGGAGTTAACGGACAAGGCCTCTTTGTATTTGATGCCCTGAAAGATGATGTATTGCAGTCGCTTGATCCTGATTCTGGTAAAGACATGTGGAATGTCAGAGAGGTGATTGGACCAGATGACTTGTATTCGCCTTCTTTTGACTACCTAGCTTCTCGTGTTCTCCTTGTATCTAGAGATCGCCCGGCTCTTTGGAGGTATTTATCATAGCCATCATAGTTCCTCCAAAGACTTATCCCTTAACTCAATACCTGATGGTACCCCTTACAGGTTATATATGTCTGCTTTGTAATCTACTACTAGAATCTTGCTGTTTAAGTTTTGTGTTAGTTTCTGTGAGATAATGTTGTACTATAATGTTACTGCAACTCGGTAGCATATAAATTATTCTGAAAATTTATAGAGGCTTGTTCAAATTGTTGCAAAGCATGAGGTCTCCTCTCGGCCTTCTTTATCTGAAGCTGTGCCCTTTGACACGAGCCATGAGCACACTCAATTGACAGCAGATGTTTCTCTTGTTTGTGAAATATAGAACTAGCTCTAGCATGAAGCTCCAAGTAGGCACGCTTTGCTCGAGTTGTTTTGGAGCTCTAATAGTACTGCTCTTCGTTAGCTTTGAGTGATCTGGTGATCACAAACCAAATGCACTTGTTTTTCATAGATCAGAGATGAAGTCTCTCATTAATTCAGACTTCCTTGAGATGTTACAAGGCAATTGCTTGATCACTATTGCGAAGCAATTGCACTTAGGGTCTGTTTGCTTGGGCGGAAAATGTTTTCCGGAAAacatttttcacatttttcgtTGTTAGCTGTCAATTAATTTGGAAAAATAATTTCTGACAGAAAATAAGTTATACCGAGCGGAGGAAAATAACTTCCTTATCCATCGTTGTGAAGTTATTTTCCTTTCATAAAATCAGTCTTCTTTTCACAGCCTCCAGCAGTGAACCATCGATAATTGCTAGCTCCAGCATGCCAACTGACTCTCCGTTAGGTTTTGCTTTGAGATGTTGTATAGCTTTACTGTGCTGTGCACCCATAAGGACAAACGATTTGTTGCCATTCGTGTAAGCTCAGGAACAAAGCAGGAGTTTTGGGATACAGCCATACAGGTGGAGAATGGACAGCAACATGGGCTGCACCAATTGCTTTTGATAGCTTTGCACTTTAATTTTTTGCTTTAGAGAAAAATTGGGCATCTATCAACATTCTACCTAACTGTAAAGTACTAA
This region of Coffea arabica cultivar ET-39 chromosome 3c, Coffea Arabica ET-39 HiFi, whole genome shotgun sequence genomic DNA includes:
- the LOC113734309 gene encoding KIN14B-interacting protein At4g14310-like translates to MSTMSSVRRLKERGGGGAKITANAATTTLKHPKSLTPQSEKPLFSRGCGSKESLKRPAGKENSRPTSRGRAAMVQSQKPIMKAMPRMDKISAANGVGNGFHGFANNEVEGRPRWSTSSAPVQVSVQRGRSSSPSEFNRGLLSSGKSRNSSVEKKRGSFKCLNEKVGEKSELLKGGAENLIKSGEVYDEKEVNLSSNSVKFKLDDSDEKLNLSRNVKIENIKDEKVESCLGNGVEFSKKESKSSSLMKHEERDGGELSLMIPKERDGGELRGSIMGNKAAGLSGTLKEKDVSEINSKESKTKESKMMNRSGGVLKIKDGNGNGVSGSSANVKYPSKLHEKLAFLEGKVRRIASDIKRTKEMLDLNNPDNSKMILSDIQEKITGIEKAMGSVGNNDDDLKANVVASSEIDVEKVKASEKMQVNKVDEGKSLVKALNANELEARLFPHHKLLRDRTSQKSASESAESHKIEVVVTDGELKVEKSISPVDENPIAMEFLASLSQGRCEDTIRVGTFGPEISEVQETDGAVTSRENNRLSDSLNGKGSFDLTLLADEKLEEFDDQENMSRMIIEEEAEDSSLYELNQIGQKMTTGGWFVSEGESVLLAHDDGSCSFYDIINSEGKATYKPPHGVSPNMWRDCWLIRAPSADGCSGRYVVAASAGNSVVSGFCSWDFYTKEVRAFHAETGLSTARTALAPLPNNTIFRRNVLSTSIAPENQQWWYRPCGPLIVSAASSQRMVRVYDVRDGEHIMKWELQKPVLGMDYSSPLQWRNRGKVVIAESEAISLWDVSSLHPQALSSISSSNRKIDALHVNNTDAELGGGVRQRVSSSEAEGNDGVFCTSDFINVLDFRQPSGIGLKIPKVGVDVQSTFSRGDSVFMGCTNLRSAGRKQYCSQIQQFSLRKQRLYSTYVVPESNAHSHFTAITQVWGNSELVIGVNGQGLFVFDALKDDVLQSLDPDSGKDMWNVREVIGPDDLYSPSFDYLASRVLLVSRDRPALWRYLS